From Vitis vinifera cultivar Pinot Noir 40024 chromosome 5, ASM3070453v1, the proteins below share one genomic window:
- the LOC100247786 gene encoding TNF receptor-associated factor homolog 1b has protein sequence MAGIASEESGIGRSTDIISSGQRCQSGEALAEWRSSEQVENGTPSTSPPYWDSDDPDDTGAKPSELYGKYTWKIEKFSQINKRELRSNAFEVGGYKWYILIYPQGCDVCNHLSLFLCVANHDKLLPGWSHFAQFTIAVVNKDPKKSKYSDTLHRFWKKEHDWGWKKFMELSKVLDGFIDADTLIIKAQVQVIRERADRPFRCLDCQYRRELVRVYLTNVEQICRRFVEERRGKLGKLIEDKARWSSFCAFWLGIDQNARRRMSREKTDSILKVVVKHFFIEKEVTSTLVMDSLYSGLKALEGQTNKSKKGRAKLLDAEEMPAPIVRVEKDMFVLVDDVLLLLERAALEPLPPKDEKGPQNRTKDGGPGEDFNKDSIERDERRLTELGRRTVEIFVLAHIFSNKIEVSYQEAVALKRQEELIREEEAAWLAESEQKAKRGAIEKEKKSKKKQAKQKRNNRKGKDKGKDERPGVTLQEKQQQGSPNDGRNDFMREQVQTVLEKPDTLEDVSDVSDSVDCAAEMPQPDSEDRDASHINWDTDTSEVHPPTEASSSAISGLSSVQNGITDRKSPGVMDDSSSTCSTDSVPSVVMNGPYKGNSFPNYKNQKSPSRGKNQRSKVAYDGTSWANELDAHPSGPATDAGDLNDASGSCKAAESESEAGSLSLHDQIKWLEQHVVKKEEEVVLLQKKLSIKDQVDTERQSKEKTTAAPSPPRSPPRSLPSTAQLKLESKSTPIAEPVSVRKTSSNSPQAAYKAAPLVTSTQTMMVSKPETQKTATPKPTEQPTVHQVPMVSRPSTAPLIPGPRPTAPVVSMVQTTPLLARSVSAAGRLGPDPSPATHSYVPQSYRNAIIGNSVSSSSSGFSHPHSSSTGNSSPAYSQLPTLVSSPMFLPQNSDRLDVNSVKSGFSFGMGTQDILQNGAQWTERSQRDASRSTNCGPSMLNDIQNIDFYNPVHSGSREHFSTEFPAGTSGYQTHGVMIDEFPFPHLDIINDLLNDEQVGKAARASTSSQSLSNGPHLLSRQRSFPGDMGIAGDLGSSTSACRFERTRSYHVGANHDEVFQRNYGSSGSHFDHPLRDFIPQANPPHYANGPIDGLIPNQWQVAGSDIPMFNARNAVESDGYPYYIPDYQNPACGIDGYTMFRPSNGH, from the exons ATGGCTGGGATTGCAAGTGAGGAGAGCGGAATTGGTAGGTCTACAGATATAATTTCAAGTGGGCAACGATGCCAGTCGGGAGAAGCATTGGCAGAATGGCGGTCCTCTGAGCAAGTGGAAAATGGAACCCCATCAACTTCCCCACCTTACTGGGACTCGGATGACCCCGATGATACTG GGGCCAAGCCATCTGAGTTATATGGAAAATACACTTGGAAGATTGAGAAATTTTCACAGATTAACAAGAGAGAACTCCGTAGTAATGCGTTTGAGGTTGGCGGTTACAAATG GTACATTTTAATATATCCCCAAGGTTGTGATGTCTGCAACCACCTCTCCTTGTTTCTTTGTGTTGCTAATCATGACAAACTTCTTCCAG GATGGAGTCATTTTGCACAGTTTACAATAGCCGTGGTTAATAAAGATCCAAAGAAATCTAAATATTCTG ATACGTTGCATCGATTTTGGAAGAAAGAGCATGATTGGGGGTGGAAAAAATTCATGGAACTATCAAAAGTGTTAGATGGGTTTATTGATGCTGACACTCTTATTATAAAGGCTCAAGTCCAAGTTATCAG GGAGAGAGCAGACCGCCCTTTCCGTTGTCTTGATTGCCAGTACAGGAGAGAACTTGTTCGTGTCTATCTTACAAATGTGGAGCAAATTTGCCGGCGTTTTGTGGAAGAAAGAAGAGGCAAGCTTGGGAAGTTGATAGAGGACAAAGCTAGATGGTCAAG CTTCTGTGCTTTCTGGTTGGGAATTGACCAAAATGCTAGGCGCCGCATGTCCAGGGAGAAAACGGACTCCATTCTGAAAGTAGTTGTAAAACACTTTTTTATAGAGAAGGAAGTCACATCCACTTTGGTAATGGATTCTTTGTACAGTGGTCTGAAGGCTCTTGAAGGCCAGACTAATAAGAGCAAGAAGGGGAGGGCGAAACTATTGGATGCTGAAGAAATGCCAGCTCCTATTGTTCGTGTGGAGAAAGATATGTTTGTTTTGGTGGATGATGTTTTATTACTGCTTGAAAGGGCTGCTTTGGAACCATTGCCTCCAAAAGATGAGAAAGGTCCCCAGAATCGTACAAAG GATGGGGGTCCTGGAGAGGACTTCAACAAGGACTCCATCGAGCGTGATGAAAGGCGTCTTACAGAATTGGGTCGTAGAACAGTTGAAATTTTTGTCCTTGCCCATATTTTCAG CAATAAAATTGAGGTTTCCTACCAGGAAGCTGTCGCTTTGAAGAGGCAAGAAGAACTCATCCGTGAAGAAGAGGCAGCTTGGTTGGCTGAAAGTGAGCAGAAGGCAAAACGAGGAgcaattgaaaaggaaaaaaaatccaagaaaaagCAG GCTAAACAAAAAAGGAACAATCGCAAAGGGAAAGATAAAGGAAAGGATGAAAGGCCTGGTGTGACACTACAAGAAAAGCAGCAACAAGGGAGCCCTAATGATGGCAGAAACGACTTCATGAGGGAACAAGTGCAAACTGTGCTTGAAAAGCCTGATACCCTGGAAGATGTTTCTGATGTGTCTGATTCAGTAGATTGTGCTGCTGAAATGCCTCAGCCTGATTCAGAAGACAGAGATGCTAGTCATATCAATTGGGATACTGACACATCTGAAGTTCATCCTCCCACAGAAGCCAGTAGCAGTGCGATTAGTGGTCTGTCATCTGTACAGAATGGAATTACAGATAGGAAGAGCCCAGGTGTAATGGATGATAGTTCCTCTACTTGTTCTACAGACTCAGTCCCATCTGTGGTAATGAATGGGCCCTATAAAGGGAACTCATTTCCAAACTACAAAAATCAAAAGTCACCAAGCAG AGGAAAAAATCAACGAAGTAAGGTGGCATATGATGGGACTAGTTGGGCAAATGAGTTGGATGCTCATCCCTCTGGACCAGCCACAGATGCTGGGGATCTAAATGATGCTTCTGGTAGTTGTAAGGCAGCTGAATCTGAGTCCGAAGCTGGCAGTCTCTCCTTACATGATCAGATTAAGTGGCTTGAGCAGCATGTGGTTAAGAAG GAAGAAGAAGTTGTTTTGCTGCAGAAGAAACTGAGCATCAAAGACCAGGTTGATACAGAGAGGCAATCCAAAGAAAAGACAACAGCAGCACCATCCCCTCCCCGGAGCCCTCCCAGAAGTCTCCCCTCTACTGCTCAGCTAAAGTTGGAGTCAAAGAGCACTCCTATTGCTGAACCTGTTTCAGTTAGGAAAACATCTTCAAACAGCCCACAAGCAGCTTATAAAGCAGCACCTTTAGTAACTTCAACCCAAACAATGATGGTGTCCAAACCAGAGACTCAAAAAACTGCAACTCCAAAACCAACTGAACAACCCACAGTTCACCAAGTGCCCATGGTGTCAAGGCCTTCTACTGCTCCTCTAATCCCTGGTCCCAGACCAACTGCTCCTGTGGTTTCTATGGTTCAAACAACCCCACTGCTAGCCCGTTCTGTGAGTGCTGCTGGACGGTTAGGTCCTGACCCCTCACCAGCGACGCATAGTTATGTACCTCAGTCCTATAGAAATGCCATAATTGGTAACTCTGTTTCTTCGAGTTCATCTGGCTTCAGTCATCCTCACTCAAGTTCAACAGGGAACTCTTCACCAGCATACTCGCAACTGCCTACGTTGGTATCTTCACCAATGTTTTTACCACAAAACTCTGACAGGTTGGATGTGAACTCTGTCAAATCAGGCTTCTCTTTTGGAATGGGAACACAGGACATCTTGCAGAATGGTGCACAATGGACAGAGCGCTCTCAAAGGGATGCCAGCAGAAGCACAAACTGTGGTCCTTCCATGCTTAATGACATTCAAAACATTGATTTCTACAATCCTGTACACAGTGGATCAAGGGAGCACTTTTCAACTGAGTTTCCAGCCGGTACATCCGGGTATCAGACCCATGGTGTGATGATAGATGAGTTCCCCTTCCCTCACCTAGACATCATCAATGATCTGCTCAATGATGAGCAGGTAGGGAAGGCTGCTAGGGCAAGCACAAGCTCCCAGAGTCTCAGCAATGGGCCACACCTTCTGAGTCGGCAGCGTTCTTTTCCAGGTGATATGGGCATAGCAGGTGATTTGGGATCTTCAACTAGTGCTTGCAGGTTTGAGCGAACACGGAGTTACCATGTTGGAGCCAATCATGATGAAGTGTTCCAACGAAATTATGGCTCTTCTGGCAGCCATTTTGACCACCCACTGAGGGATTTTATTCCACAAGCTAATCCACCACATTATGCAAACGGGCCAATAGATGGATTAATTCCAAACCAGTGGCAGGTGGCTGGTTCTGATATTCCTATGTTTAACGCAAGGAATGCAGTGGAGAGCGATGGCTACCCATATTACATTCCAGATTACCAAAATCCTGCATGTGGCATTGATGGATATACAATGTTCCGGCCTTCAAATGGACATTGA